From a single Capsicum annuum cultivar UCD-10X-F1 chromosome 12, UCD10Xv1.1, whole genome shotgun sequence genomic region:
- the LOC107851357 gene encoding germin-like protein subfamily 3 member 2 yields the protein MIPSQMKVFLVIFLQSYIVLAYDPDPVHDYCIPREEFTSIFLSCKNSSLVTVDDFVYSGIKDPGNYKHTGFSSIPVSSTVFPGLNTLGMSFVRADFDIDGVNVPHFHPRATETAFVLEGRIYSGFVDSGSRVFAKVLEKGEVMVFPKGLVHFQMNVGESPATILGSFNSQNPGLVKIPSAVFGTGIKEELLMKAFGLNDKEIAKLRKKFVPQ from the coding sequence TCTAGTTATTTTTCTTCAAAGTTACATAGTCCTAGCATATGATCCAGATCCAGTTCATGACTATTGCATACCAAGGGAAGAATTCACTTCAATCTTCCTTTCTTGCAAGAATTCATCGCTTGTGACAGTCGATGATTTTGTATATTCAGGGATCAAAGATCCCGGAAACTATAAGCATACTGGATTTTCATCCATTCCAGTGAGCTCCACTGTCTTTCCTGGACTAAACACATTAGGCATGTCATTTGTACGCGCTGATTTTGACATTGATGGTGTCAACGTGCCACATTTTCATCCGAGAGCAACGGAGACTGCATTCGTGCTCGAGGGTAGGATTTATTCAGGGTTTGTTGATTCAGGATCCAGAGTTTTTGCCAAGGTTCTTGAGAAAGGAGAAGTCATGGTGTTTCCAAAAGGTTTAGTTCACTTCCAGATGAACGTTGGAGAGTCGCCAGCAACTATTCTCGGGAGCTTTAACAGCCAAAATCCTGGATTAGTGAAAATCCCATCTGCTGTTTTTGGAACAGGAATTAAAGAGGAGCTCTTGATGAAGGCTTTTGGATTGAATGATAAGGAGATTGCTAAATTGAGGAAGAAGTTTGTTCCTCAATAG
- the LOC107851356 gene encoding protein trichome birefringence-like 36: MANNSFLLHFLLFLVFTLSLFYVVLSQYELEELTWLDDKDDEISMFHSQHSAMKRCDLSSGKWVFDQTYPLYDSSCPYLTAAVTCTKNGRPDTDYEKWRWKPHGCEIPRFNALEFLGRMRKKRIMLVGDSIMRNQWESLVCLVQSVIPMARKTVTYVGPTMAFHAMDFETTIEFCWAPFLVELKKGPENKRILHLDMIEENAKYWRGVDVLVFDSAHWWTHSDKYSSWDLIMEGNSFYRNMNPMIAYEKGLMTWAKWVDLNLDPRKTRVFFRSMSPRHNRENGWKCFNQREPLEFFSHPHVPEPLLVLKEVLKRMSFPVSFQDITTMTALRRDGHPSVYNKFVSQTGKQHLADYKSDCSHWCLPGVPDTWNEMLNVML, from the exons ATGGCAAATAACTCATTTTTATTACactttttgttgtttcttgtttttACTTTGAGTTTATTTTATGTGGTTTTATCACAATATGAGTTGGAAGAACTTACATGGTTAGATGACAAAGATGATGAGATATCTATGTTCCATAGTCAGCATTCTGCTATGAAGAGATGTGATTTAAGTTCTGGGAAATGGGTTTTTGATCAAACTTATCCTCTTTATGATTCAAGTTGTCCTTATCTTACTGCTGCTGTTACTTGTACAAAGAATGGTAGACCTGATACTGATTATGAAAAGTGGAGGTGGAAACCTCATGGTTGTGAAATTCCAAG GTTCAATGCATTGGAATTTCTTGGAAGGATGAGGAAGAAGAGAATAATGCTTGTTGGTGATTCTATAATGAGGAATCAATGGGAATCACTTGTTTGTCTAGTTCAATCTGTTATCCCTATGGCTAGAAAAACAGTAACCTATGTTGGCCCTACTATGGCCTTCCATGCTATG GATTTTGAGACAACGATAGAGTTCTGCTGGGCTCCTTTCTTGGTGGAACTGAAGAAAGGACCAGAAAACAAGAGAATATTGCATCTGGACATGATTGAAGAGAATGCAAAGTATTGGAGAGGAGTTGATGTTCTTGTTTTTGATTCAGCTCATTGGTGGACTCACTCTGATAAATATAGTTC GTGGGACTTGATCATGGAAGGGAACAGTTTCTATAGAAACATGAACCCAATGATTGCCTATGAGAAAGGACTAATGACATGGGCTAAGTGGGTTGATCTGAATCTTGATCCTCGAAAAACTCGAGTTTTCTTCAGAAGCATGTCGCCTCGACATAACAG GGAAAATGGATGGAAGTGCTTCAACCAGAGGGAGCCTCTGGAGTTCTTTAGCCACCCTCATGTTCCAGAACCATTATTGGTGCTAAAAGAGGTGCTAAAAAGGATGAGCTTTCCAGTATCATTCCAGGATATAACAACAATGACAGCTCTTCGAAGAGACGGACATCCTTCTGTCTATAATAAGTTTGTAAGCCAAACTGGTAAGCAGCACCTAGCTGACTATAAATCTGATTGTAGCCATTGGTGCCTTCCTGGAGTACCTGATACCTGGAACGAAATGCTGAATGTCATGCTCTAG